The following nucleotide sequence is from Erythrobacter aurantius.
ACACACAGAACGGCAGGCGGAGGAAGCGCGGATGCATGCGGGCAATCTCGCGCACGCGCTGAAGACCCCGCTGACTGTGCTGACCAACGCAGCGACCGCGAAGGACCCCAACCTCAATCAGGCGGTGTTTCGTGAAACCCGCACCATGCAGCGGCATGTCGATCACCACCTCGCCCGCGCACGCGCCGTCGGCCGCCGTGCTGTGGGGCAGGCGCGCACCAATGTCCGCCAGAGCGCCGAAGCGGTGCGGCGCGCAGTTGAGCGGCTTTATCCCAATGGCCGTCTCGATATCGCCGGCAGCCGCGACGCTGTGGTCGCAATCGAGCGGCAGGATCTTGACGAGATTTTCGGCAACCTGATCGAAAACGCGGCCAAATACGGCGGTGGCAGCGTGTTCGTGACGATCGATCACGAACCCGATGCCGATCAATGCGTCATCTGGGTCGAGGATGACGGAACCGGCATTCCCGAGGCTGAGCGAACGCGCATTTTCGATCGCGGGGCGCGGCTGGATACGGGCAAGCCCGGCACCGGACTTGGCCTCGCCATCGTGCGCGATGTGGTGGAGATTTACGGTGGCTCTGTCACGCTCGATGAAAGTGAAGATCTGGGCGGATTGCTGGTGGAACTGAGACTGCCACGCGCTTGAGTGCGTCGGGTGTTATTCCGGCCTGTTTTCATGGTGATACGACGACGAGTTCAGCCTGCATTCAAGCCCGCAAGGCAACTGTGCGCTTGATCAGAAGGGGAGCGGACGATGCGGGCAAGACTGGCGAGCGTTCTGGCAGGGGCAGTTATTCTGACTGCCTGCTCCACCACTCAAACTGTATCCGGGTTTGATGGGCAGCGCAGCGTATTCCACAATCCCTATGCTCCGGTTGTGATTGATCATGGCCCTGTCGGCCCCGAACAATGCGTCGGTTGTCCTGACGGAGTATGGGTCGACGGGTTTTTCTACCCCGGTCGTGGTGCCTACGCCTATGACCGCTATGGAACGCGCATCCTTTTGACCCGGCAGGAACGCAGGCAGGCGCGTGAACGCTATCGGCAAGTCAGCGCGCTGATCGAACAGAACCGCGCGATAGAGCAGTTCAACGCCGCCAAGGCCGGGGCTTTGCCGCCGCCGCCAATCCCGTCAGCGCCGCCGATTGCTTCGCAAGGCCCTTCCGCTGAAACAAAGTCTGGGAATGACAGAGGCGGGAGCAGCGCGCCGCCACCAGTACGGCTTCCCGAAAACCGCGAGCCGTTTTAGCGGGCAATCAGCCTTCGCGCGCCTTTTCGTGGTGGCGGATCACCTCATCGATGATGAAGCGCAGGAATTTCTCGCTGAATTCCGGGTCGAGATCGGCCTCTTCGGAAAGTTTGCGCAGCCGCGCGATCTGGCGTGCCTCCCGGTCGGGATCGGCTGGGGGCAGGGTGACCTTGGCCTTGTATTCGCCCACCGCCTGCGTGATGCGAAACCGTTCCGCCAACATGTGAATGATCGCGGCATCGATATTGTCGATGCTCTTGCGGTAGGCGGCCAGCACCGGGTCTCCGGCGGCGGTCTGAGTGGTCGGGCTTTGCGTTTCCTGCGGCATGGGGCGCAGAATTAGCAGCAATTCTGCGCTTGCCAAGCGCGCGACGCAGCACGTATGGCGACGAGCGATGACCGCAGATGTCGTTCCCTTGCCGCGCAAACAGCCGACGCTTGATCCGATGCTGTCGCTGACTGCCAGCGGCATGAATTCGGTCAACACCGTGATTCTGGAACGCATGCAAAGCGAAATTCCGCTGATCCCGCGTTTGGCAGGCCATCTGATTTCGGGCGGTGGCAAGCGTTTGCGGCCAATGCTCACGCTCGCTGGGGCGGAACTGGTCGGATATCAGGGCACCCGCCATCACAAGCTGGCGGCAGCGGTGGAATTCATCCACACCGCGACCTTGCTGCATGACGATGTGGTGGACGGCAGCGAATTGCGCCGGGGCAAGGCGGCTGCCAATATCATCTTTGGAAATCCCGCCACCGTGCTGGTGGGAGATTTCCTGTTCAGCCGCGCGTTCGAGCTGATGACGGAAGATGGCTCTCTGCGCGTTCTCAAGATTCTCAGCCACGCCAGCGCGGTGATCGCCGAAGGCGAAGTGTCGCAATTGAGCGCGCAGCGGCAGATCGAAACCAGCGAAGAACGCTATCTCCACATCATCGGCGCGAAAACCGCAGCCTTGTTCGCCGCGGCCAGCCAGATCAGCGCCGTTGTCGCCGAATGCAGCGACGAACAGGAGCGCGCGCTGGAAGATTACGGTCGCAACCTTGGCGTTGCGTTCCAGCTGGTGGACGATGCAATCGATTACGATTCCGACGCGGCCAGCATGGGCAAGGACCAGGGCGACGACTTCCGCGAAGGCAAGATGACGCTGCCGGTGATCCTCGCCCACGCGCGCGGCGATGCGGATGAGCGCAAGTTCTGGAAGGATGCGATCCTTGGCCACCGTTCTTCGGATGAGGACCTTGCCCACGCGATTGCGCTGATCGAAAAGCACAACGCTCTCGAAGACACGCGGGAAAAGGCGCGGCATTTTGCACAGCGTGCGATCGACGCGATTTCGATCTTCCCCGACAGCAAGGCTCGCGCTGCTATGGCCGAAGCCGCACAATTCGCTGTCGCGCGCGGTTACTGATCGCGCTAGCTAGCCGGGCGTGAGCCCTCAACTGCCCATCAATGCCGTTCTGCCGGATCTCAGGGATGCCTTGTCGCGTTCCGGCGCGGCGGTGCTGATCGCGCCTCCGGGAGCGGGCAAGACCACTGCTGTCGCGCCCGCCTTGCTCGGTGAGCAATGGTGCAAGGGGCAGATCATCATCACTTCACCGCGCCGGGTTGCCGCGCGGGCTGCGGCAGAGCGCATGGCTGAGATGCTGGGCGAACGCGCGGGCGAGACAGTCGGCTACATGACCCGGCTCGACAGCAAGACATCAGCGAAGACGCGCATTCTGGTTGTGACCGAGGCGATCCTTGTGAACCGTCTGGTGGATGATCCGGAGCTTCCGGGTGTTTCCGCCATCCTGTTCGACGAGGCGCATGAACGGCATCTCGACAGCGATCTGGGCCTCGCGCTGGCGCTGGAAACGCGCGAAGTTCTGCGTGATGACCTGCGCGTTCTGGTGATGTCGGCGACGATTGATGGCGCACGCTTTGCCCGGCTCTTGGGCGAGGGCGCGCCGGTGATTGAAAGCGAAGGGCGCAGTTTCCCGCTGGAAATCAGATGGCTGGGTGCCGAT
It contains:
- a CDS encoding polyprenyl synthetase family protein, which gives rise to MTADVVPLPRKQPTLDPMLSLTASGMNSVNTVILERMQSEIPLIPRLAGHLISGGGKRLRPMLTLAGAELVGYQGTRHHKLAAAVEFIHTATLLHDDVVDGSELRRGKAAANIIFGNPATVLVGDFLFSRAFELMTEDGSLRVLKILSHASAVIAEGEVSQLSAQRQIETSEERYLHIIGAKTAALFAAASQISAVVAECSDEQERALEDYGRNLGVAFQLVDDAIDYDSDAASMGKDQGDDFREGKMTLPVILAHARGDADERKFWKDAILGHRSSDEDLAHAIALIEKHNALEDTREKARHFAQRAIDAISIFPDSKARAAMAEAAQFAVARGY
- a CDS encoding chorismate mutase, which codes for MPQETQSPTTQTAAGDPVLAAYRKSIDNIDAAIIHMLAERFRITQAVGEYKAKVTLPPADPDREARQIARLRKLSEEADLDPEFSEKFLRFIIDEVIRHHEKAREG